A single window of Nicotiana sylvestris chromosome 3, ASM39365v2, whole genome shotgun sequence DNA harbors:
- the LOC138887326 gene encoding uncharacterized protein, with protein MPGYAKMMKDLMSRKFDFQDLATVTLTQTCSAVVTRPIAENVSDPGSFTIPCTIGNFTFAKALYDLGANINLMPLAIYKRLGIGRARPTSMLLQLADRTVKRPFGILDDVLIQVGKFVFPADFVILDCKVDEEIPIILGRPFLATGRALIDCETRELKMRLNDEEITFNVQKSMRRPSEFANCYLIDVVDVIVESDDEVLTIEDPLAACLMNLDEVNGEDLAEWVLALEGRGFWERNLEFEPLHLEMRETPPGKPSIEEPPKLELKPLSAHLRYEFMGPDSTLPVIISSSLLDVQVQKLLQVLKECKTAIGWTMADIRGISPAYCMHKILLEEWHKPSREHQWRLNPNMKEVVKKEVIKWVAFEELKKRLVTKPIKVSPN; from the exons ATGcctgggtatgcaaaaatgatgaaggacttaatGTCCCGGAAATTTGATTTTCAAGACTTGGCTACGGTTACACTTACTCAAAcctgtagtgcagtggtgacGAGACCTATTGCTGAAAATGTGTCTGATCCAGGtagctttacaattccatgcactattgggaatTTCACCTTTGCTAAGGCGCTCTATGATTTAGGGGCCAACATTAATCTTATGCCCCTAGCTATCTATAAGAGGTTGGGTATTgggagagctagacccacctccaTGTTGTTGCAGTTGGCCGACAGGACTGTGAAGCGTCCATTCGGTATCCTTGATGATGTGCTTATTCAGgtggggaaatttgtgttccctgcagattttgtgatcttggattgcaaagtggatgaagagattcctataatcttaggaagaccattcttggccacagGGAGAGCTCTGATTGACTGTGAGACTAGGGAGCTCAAAATGAGACTCAATGATGAGgaaataacattcaatgtgcagaaatctatgaggcgaccaagcgaGTTCGCCAATTGCTatcttattgatgtcgtggatgtaattGTAGAGTCCGATGATGAGGTGTTGACAATTGAGGACCCCCTGGCTGCATGTTTGATGAACTTAGATGAAGTGAATGGTGAGGATTTGgcggaatgggtgttggcattgGAAGGTAGAGGGTTCTGGGAGAGAAATCTAGAGTTTGAGCCTTTGCACTTAGAAATGAGAGAAACTCCTCCAGGTaagccatccattgaagaaccaccaaagctggagttaaagccattgtcagcccacctcaggtatgaatttatgggacctgactccacattacctgttattatctcatctagtttgttagatgtgcaggttcAAAAACTTTTACAGGTACTAAAGGAGTGCAAAACTGCCAtagggtggaccatggcagacatcagggggatcagccccgcctattgcatgcacaagattctgCTGGAAGAGTGGCACAAACCTTCTAGGGAACATCAGTGGAggttgaaccccaacatgaaggaagtggtgaagaaggaggtgataaagtg ggtagcatttgaggagttgaaaaagagactGGTCACAAAACCCATCAAAGTTTCCCCCAACTAG
- the LOC138887325 gene encoding uncharacterized protein, translating to MGSLAFIPVGERTLDMDVEALANRLVRLDILEPSRVLACMVSQSSLFEPIKAHQYDDPHLFVLKDMAPHGDTKEVTIGDDRVLRLRDRICAPNMDGLRELILDEAHKSLYSIHTDVMKIYCDLKQHYWWRIMNKGTIGHVAWIFNCQQAKYEHHKLVSLLQNMDIPEWK from the coding sequence atggggagtttggcattcattccagttggggagaggacTTTAGATATGGATGTTGAGGCGTTAGCTAATAGGttggtgaggttggatattttggagccgaGTAGAGTCCTTGCTTGTATGGTGTCCCAGTCGTCCTTGTTTGAGCCCATTAAGGCacatcagtatgatgatccccacttgtttgtccttaaggacatggcACCGCACGGTGATACTAAGgaggtgactattggtgatgatagggtattgaggCTTCGGGATAGGATATGTGCTCCTAACATGGATGGCTTGAGAGAGTTGATTCTTGACGAGGCTCATAAGTCACTGTATTCCATTCACACAGATGTTATGAAAATATATTGTGATTTGAAACAACATTACTGGTGGAGAATAATGAATAAGGGCACCATTGGGCATGTTGCATGGATTTTTAATTGTCAGCAGGCCAAGTATGAGCATCACAAACTAGTTAGTTTGCTTCAGAATATGGATATAccggagtggaagtag